The DNA window CGCTGCATACGCCTCCATTCATTTCGCCTGGTCTCAAAAGATAAAGCCCTGGGTAAACTTCTCATACCACAACATTCAAGCACTTAGATTAAATGGTTTTTCTTTGTAAtgccttatttttttagtctcttgaCTAAGGATTCAGTTTAATTAGTCTTTCGCTAAATTATTATAGGGTTTCCAATTTGACAATTCTATTGAAAGCAATTGATAAACAGTTAGCAGAATTTTGAGGAAATGTCAAGTAAGATTACAAAAGAAGGCGTATTGAAGACTAAAATGTaatctttttagttttttagtttctttacACTTGATATTATTTATGTAGACTGAATTATCACTGAttatttgtttccttttcaTAAAGATTTTATAGAAGTGCTATTTTGCTAGAATTACTACAAGTGCAAGAcaagaatatttatttttggtaaGTACTGTAACTGATGCAAATCACTATTGTATCTTAAAATTGCTTGCTACATCAAGTACTTAGTTTTTGTCATGGTATAACTGTTATGGTTGGGACACCGGGTCATTTTCGTTCTAGATTCGCCCCTGGAACCCAATGGGGAATTCCCTTTGTCATCTCCAGCGCTTACTAGGGTGCTTTGTTTGTAATTCACACTTTGTCACCACGTgtaataaaatttcttatgtttataataagTTGAGTTTATTAAATTCTTAGTACTAGCATAAGACAATCTTGACACATGTTTCTGAGTTACTAACCTATGGAATCTAATTTGTTATAAGTGAATCTTGCCCTGTAACTGCAACGAAACAAATGTCAAACTCGATGATCTTAATGTGGCAAACTATCGTCGGCAACTAAACTCATTGACCTTGAGATTTGAAATGGTTCATTTGTTGTCGTTTTTCTTTATAGTcaaacaattttttgtttgctcaACTTATGCGATTTCACTAccatttaattgttaattgttCGGTGGGTCATCTGGCACATGTGTATTGATGGCACTCGTTTTCCGATAAGTGCAAACATGTCCTTGTCGTGATTTCTTTCGATGGGGTGATCAAGATATCGAGTACACACACAACTAAGGGGATATCATCCATGAACTGGACCTAAGTGGGCCTAGGCCCAATTAAGGTTTCTGgggtaatgttttttttatgtttaatagaatgttattaaaaattgtttcaatgaaaacatttcaaatttcagttgatttttaaaatttttgaatgcaAAATTTCAAAGATTCATTAGAAAATGtgctcaaaattttcaattttgatttCAACCTTTGGAGttgaaattctaaaaaattgtTTCACTTCCAAGTGAACAAAACCAACACATCTCGTGACATGCATATAGGAAACACATTGTGTGAGGGGCTTCCTAATCTAACAATATAGAGGAAACTTGTGGGTCATGTGTGACTTACGTATCATGTGGCTACGTGTGAACAAGATGCACTCTTTAATTGTTGTGTGTCACCCTCCTAATTCTTGTCACATTTGTGTTTTGTGACAAATATGCCTACCAGCATAAATTTAAGAGTTCGATATTTTTCATGGCTACAAGTATCAGCTATCGACTAGTGGAGTATGAAGGTAGTGGATTACCTAGCCTTGAGACCACTCCCTTCACAATGCATATATCCTTAGGTAGACCCACACTGCAGCATTGTCAATTGACTACTCCACTCTTCCACCCACCAGGCCACCAgtgcctccctctcccctcccccatcCAACACATACCGCACCCTCCGCTCTCTCTCCACTCTTTCATCTCTTTCTCAAACTCCAGATCCAATGGTGGCAAGAAGATGACTCGCGACAACATAAGGATGAGCTCGATGGCCTCCAGATGCAAGCGGTGCAAAGGTGGGACCAGACCTAGCGGCCTCCCAGTGCAGACATGCGATGTGTCCATGCACTACTTCTGGCGAAGCTTTTGCATGTCCTGAAGAAGCACCGAGCATATTGCAAAAGGAGCGCTCACAGCCATCTCTCCGCAGCGGATGACAGCAGACGTGGCGCGATGAGACCACTCAGCCACATTCCCGCATAGTGAATGGCCTAACAGGCCCAATAGGATATGATAAAGGTTGTTAGGGCCATTATTTGGGTTTTTAtaaaagacaaatgatatatttataaaagaataatttattaaaaatttatatactacaataaaaattaccaaagttaatttatttatgaaaatttaaactttagtagcgaaataATGAGGCGTATTTATTGGAACAAGGCAAATGACAGTGATACAAGTCGGATTTTCTCGTCGAAAACACCAATGCAAAACCTTAATTATCTTTTGCGATGGGCAATATCTTAAAACCattcaaaaaggaaaacatcaTCTTTCTCGTCTGATTTGGTTAACTCGTCAAACAAATCCATTTTCATGTAGAGCAGATCCATAAACTCACCTTGTGCTAGAtgaaaaattcatccaagtTGGATGTAAGGTGATGGTGTATTCCCAATTATTGCAGATTATCTATAAAAGTACTGAATATACAGTTTTTTAATGAAGagatataaaagtatatttgatgaaaaaaaagtataaaagTATACGATTACGGAGTATTATTTGATGTAAAATGTCTAACCTCAAAGCATTGCAGCTAATCTTTAAAATACACAATTTGGTGGAATTACTCTTAGGGGGTTTGTAGTTTGCCTTCATATACGGAGCATAACAAGTAAAGGATGGTGGCGTGGCGATGGATTATGTCGGGAAATGCCCCAACTCCAGTGATGCCGATTATGGAGCTAGATGCAATTTATACTGTAATTATATACTAGCCAAACATACTTCGCCTCTCGTTGTCTTCTTGTTAACTAAAATCAAACTTTGATTTTTgacatttaattttagagtagacttttggattttttgtctcatattaatttattttccagtgtTGTCATTTTCATCTATTTGAATTGAGCTACTACACCGTCTTCGGTGAATGGTTTTCCAAACTGCTGaataacatgtttttttataaaaatttatatagatgtggtttctttagaaaatcatttttaagtGTGTAATAGTTAATAGATTCAATTTATCATGTGCTCATGATCTATCCCATTTGAGGTGTGGCTAATGCCGGCCTAGTAGCTTAAAAGAACACTACCTAATTAAGCTGctaatagtatatatacatataaaagttctattcataaattatcttttggttttcattcattttcatgttttatcatccatGATTCAAACTAATAGACTATAAGTATTTGCATGAGCAATGCCTAAAACACCCCCAAATCATGTGATCGGGGTAGCCTCCTTTTAGAATCTTAGGGGCAAAAAACATCGCTGAAGTCCAAGCATACTCTCATGAATAAATATGCCTTACGGGTAAAGGGGTGTAGGCTTCATTCATTGCTGTAACACTCCACCTCTCTCACGCACAtccaactaattaatctcGGACTATCTGACTCAGCATATATAGAATTGCCCGGTATCAACCAAATTACTAGTCTATTGTGATCCCGTGGCAGCTTGACCTTCTTCAACTCTTTTGCATCAAGGCTACGCATCACTCGTTTTTTATCTTCATTGTCATAATGGTTACTAATAACTGTTCAATGCACTAGCTAGTCCCCTAATTATCTACTAGCAATTCTCCAGAACCCACCTAAAGGAGCCCCTAGATGCACCTTCAAAAGTCTGTTTGGTTGGAAGCCCTAACTTGCCACACCGCATCTTAAGCATTCCACACCTCCTTAGccatgtgtttggttcgttGCCACGGTTATGTCTCACCACATAATGTTAGTCCCTTGTTCGCATGTCACATATTCAATTGCTTTCGAAACTTTGATACAACTATAGCTTACAATTTATCAATTGCGAACCTAAGATGAGTCAGGGTATTGTTACGCATGAACcacacacaattttttttgaagtggTTAAAATCAGTTTTGCCCTATATAACTATAACGCggcattgtttttatttgaaatatattaaGACAAGCAATAGGCAGTTCTAGATAATTTTTTGGGTGTGATTAATCATTTTTGGGTGCAACAATAATCTAGGCATCAAacttttttgttctttcataCTTCTCATGGAGTTTGAGGGTATGGAAGCATATCAACACGGAGTGATGTAAATTAAATCCTCTCTCCGAGGCATGTAGGCAACTAGGCATCCTACAACCCTTCTAACTACAAAAGACTTTTTGGAACACATAAGTTAAAAAAAGTGGGCATAGAAACAGAATGTCGTGCAATTTAGACCTACATGAATCCTAAACATGCGAATTTAAGAGATCGTGCCTATAGATAGCACACTGTCAGAggaaataaaacatgaatttgTTTGTAGAAGGGAGAGAGTAGAGAGGGGGGGGGAGTTTGCATTGATATAACTGGGATGTTTAATCGTTGATAGCTATTCGAGagtataaacaaataaattattttttgcagaGTTGTAAAGCTATAGTAGTagaaaagtatataaaaaaattgtatatggACATTTTCTACAtgaaacatatcatttaacaACCTGAAAatcatgcaaataaaaatccaGAATCCAatattaggaaaaaaacatggtcTTGTCATTTCTATGGTCTCCATTATATTTCTTTGTTCCATGTGACAATTTCCTTCTTTTGCATTATTCATCAAGCCAAATTGTTGAAGAGTTCATCCTCCCGTCTTTTTagattagatttttaactctgtactatttaattttattatttatattattaaataactataaaaaataaaataatcttttatcttttgtcaCCGAATGAACACAGTACaaatagtataaattttactacttGCATACTGACCTCTCCTGTACCGTGGCTGGAGTGTCAACTGCACCAGACAAAGGAGTACAGTGGTGCGGCCTACTTGTTCCAGGACAGTCATCTGCATGGCCATGTGCCGCACAGCGAGGTCACTGGCGCCTGTACACTTGCTACGGACAAATGCCAAAACTCGCTCACATGGCACGAGCCCAAGCTGGCCCCGCCCTCCGTGATAAACAACACAGAGCAACGTCCCAGGCAGAAGGCGCAAGCACGCAGAACTGTTGTTGTGGACTCGCTGTCCTCTTGTGTCTGAATCTCTCGCAGCGACCGAACTGCCCGGTGAGTAGATTCAAACAAGGTCAAAATTCTTAATTTTGTCGACGGGTCGGACGACAGCGAAAGCGGTCCAGCCCAGTGCATGACCAGCTGGCCGACCCTGCAGAGACAGCACTGAAAAATTTTCCATCGAGCACCCGTCGAAGTTTGAGCAGATCCGGCGATTTTTTCGCGTCTTTTCGCGTGCGTGGCGTTCGGACGATTTCTTGTTTGATCTGAGATGCCGCGAGCCACGCCCGGCCGGGGGGAAGGGAGGTCAAAGGCGAAACCGCGCGACGCCCGCAGCCGCATCGTCGTCCTCCTTttccacggcggcgaggcgagccaCCGAGACCTGTGAAAGCTAGCGCGGCCGAAAGCGACGCGCACCCAGGCGGCACCGGACCCAACCCCAACACGGAGCCAAAAGCTACCGTCGCTTTCCTTCTCGACCCTCCtgtcccctcccctcccctcccgtcgcctcgcctcgcctcgctcACTCCCATCGCCATTCGCCAGCCAGTAGCTCTAGCCACCACCTCCACAGGATCGGAGGAGGCGAAGCCAACCGGCCTCGGAATTCGTGGGTGCTTGTTCCCCCCTCCGCTTCCTCTCCCCTGATCTTCCCCGCTGCTGATCCGGGCTCCACACCCGAAAGTGCGCGCCCATTTTGGGGCTCTAGTGCTTGGAGTCTTCCGGGTTGCACCAAATTTGGCCTTTTTTAGGTGGGAAGCTTGGATCCTTTCGGATGTGGATTTGGTTGCGGGGGTCTGTTGGGACGGTGGTTTTGTGCTGATAGGGGGGATCTTGGAGGATTACCTCGTCAAACCCCATCTTCCTCCCCCGTCTGATTCGATGAGTTGTGGGTGTCTCCTCCCAATCCGAGATTGCAGGAGATGGTTGCCGCAGTAGCAGCTTCGCTGAGATCTTTCACACCCTTGTCCACCTATCAGTCTCCTTCCCCTGACCTCCGGCTCCATGCCGTCGTCAGGGACTCGTCGGCGTACACCAGCCGGCCACCACCGCAGGTGCAGCAGACAGcaagtggcggcggcggtaatGGGAGGATTAGCCCTGCGGTGCTGTTCATCATCGTGATTCTTGCggtcatcttcttcatctccGGCCTGCTCCACCTCCTGGTGAGGCTGCTGATGAAGAAGCAGCACCGCCGTGGAGCCGAGAGTGCCCCCTCGCCGCACAACCGGCATGTCGGGCGGGACGCCGCAATGGACCGGCAGCTTCAGCAGCTGTTCCACTTACATGACTCTGGGCTCGACCAGGCGTTCATCGACGCCCTGCCGGTGTTTGCCTATCGCGACATCGTTGGTGGCGACAAGGAGCCGTTTGATTGTGCTGTGTGCTTGTGTGAATTCGACGGGGAGGACAGGCTCAGGTTGTTGCCGGTGTGTGGCCATGCCTTTCATCTGCATTGTATAGATACATGGCTGCTGTCCAATTCGACGTGCCCACTCTGTCGTGGTACGCTCTATGTCCCCGGTTTGACGATAGAGAGCTTGATGTTTGATTTTGATGAGAGGTTAGAGGAGGGCAGGCTGTCGGAGGAGTGCGAGGATGGGTTCCAGTCCAACAGACACAAGCCCATGGACGAGGAACAGACAGTACCTGAGAAGAGAGTTTTCCCTGTAAGGCTTGGGAAGTTCAAGAATGTTGGGAACACTGCTGTGGGTGGTGTTGAAAATGGCAGTGCAGCTGGTATAGTGAGTAGGGAACCAGGGGAgagtagcagtagcagctTGGATGCGAGGAGGTGCTTCTCCATGGGCACTTACCAGTATATTCTTGGGGCTTCTGAACTTCGAGTGGCTCTCCAGCCAGGTCGTAACAAAAATGGCGTAGGGAGCAGGTTGAAGGGAAGAGCTGTTGGCATAAGCTCTGTCAATGCTGAAATTATGGAGGGCAAGAGGATTTGTGCAAAGAACAAAGGCGAGAGCTTCTCCATGTCAAAGATTTGGCAGTGGTCTAGTGTGAAGGGGAAGCTGCCAGCTGGTTCAGACAATTGCTCAGAATCGGGGAGCTTTCCATGGATGAAAAGAGATGCTACTGGAGATAAGTCAAATATGTGACACTGTCTATAGTTCTTTCTTTTGTAGTGCTGGCTGTTGAATTTCTTAACTATAGCTATTCTTTTGGTCTGATTTCACATGTGTATGTCTTTCACTGGAATGACCATTCCCATCGAAAGATAATTTTTGACAGGCTTACATATTGCAACTTAACTGTGATTATTCAGGATGATGCAATTTCCAATGTTGTCTTGTATGATGATCTGATGATAGTAGTGTTCtagattatttgatttcctTTTATTCTGTTTATCAAATAGGAACCTGTGCTGCGATGTAATAACTGGACAACCGCAGGGATTGCTTGCATCATCAGTTTACTGATAGAACATATTCTTTTGGTGTCACTTTATGATATTCTTCTGATCACATCTGGAATTTAAATCGTAGTACACCCTTAAGGAGAACCTCTGATTAACATTTCCTTGTGTGATTTCATCTAATTTGAGTATACCCATCGGTCATTTAattataacaataaaaatatcacatattGCAGCTAAGATGTATTTGCTTGAATGCATGTATTCTACTGCCATCTACTCCCttgttcataaattttatttcaaactcTAGCATAAGATTAGAGGTACATGCGCATGATAAATCATTATGGGAAATTCTTAAAAGGAGAGCATGTGAAATGAAAGATtgtgagcattttttttcttgaaaaacaGGAAAGCATATGTTTCTGAACAAGAGGGCTCTATAATGACTTCTAGTTTTTGAATGATAATGTCATTCAAATGTGCACTGTAGGTTGTATTACCATAATCGTTTGAGGAGTGAACTTCTAACTTGCTTTAGTTATCCATTTGGAATgatgataaataattatatatattttacatctTGCTGGAAGTTAGTTTttgagtaaagtacatggccggtccttaaacttgtggcgcggtaccacttaggtccataaacttagaaaatgcatgTTTAGCTCCATAAACTCGTTTTAACGTTTAAAATCATGGACctagatggtacattaaaatgTGTTCATGAatctggatggtacattaaaacaagttcaggatctggatggtacattaaaacaagtccATTGATCTAAacgtgcattttctaagtttatggacctaagtggaACCGTGCCACAAGTCTAAGAACCGGCCATATACTTTActcttagttttttctttaattttgttgtCCTGCTAAGTAACCAGAAAGGTGCATAGACGATTGGAGGAACTTTGCATGCTTCACGGTGCATTCTCTTAGCAATGtactcaaaatatttaaactgAAACAAATACCTTAGAAATCAATGTCCTTACTTGGAAAAGATACTTTGTTGATCTTACAGTACCATCTACAAGAGTATCTTAATCACATGGTAGAACCAcatgtttttccttttgtcaTTGCAGAAAGCATTCCATGATACTTTCTTCATTCGTGAGAAGTCCAAAACTCTTCATACCAAAGCCAGAGACCTTTGTTTTCAAGTAATATTTTCCATTATACCAATGAAGACAATCCAGGATTTCGTGGTGTTGTACATATCAGTAAATTGCAAGTGACTTCTATTCTTCATCACTCTGAAAGGCGAAATCCTTTCAGTGTGGTCATGTCCTTCCTCCTTTTGTTTTCGTTTAACTTCTTTGTTTGTTAATAACTGTTATTGGTTTGGTAATATCAGAGAAGTAGCAACCGTTGTCTTATGTCAGTCCTGCTGATGCCCAAGTTTTTGCTTATCGCGCCAGGTTTCCAACTCAAAATAGCTTCACTTTTTGGTTATTGCGCCAGATGGTGATGACTAGGTTTTTGAGTGCTCTTGAATCTTGATACTTGTCATGTTATTATATTACATTGATAGCTGTTAGAAAGCTGTTAGTGTTTATGATACTTGTAACTTTGTATAATGCCatactatattataatatcTCTCGTCTTTATAGCATATTCAATTACAAAGC is part of the Oryza brachyantha chromosome 2, ObraRS2, whole genome shotgun sequence genome and encodes:
- the LOC102720208 gene encoding RING-H2 finger protein ATL46-like yields the protein MVAAVAASLRSFTPLSTYQSPSPDLRLHAVVRDSSAYTSRPPPQVQQTASGGGGNGRISPAVLFIIVILAVIFFISGLLHLLVRLLMKKQHRRGAESAPSPHNRHVGRDAAMDRQLQQLFHLHDSGLDQAFIDALPVFAYRDIVGGDKEPFDCAVCLCEFDGEDRLRLLPVCGHAFHLHCIDTWLLSNSTCPLCRGTLYVPGLTIESLMFDFDERLEEGRLSEECEDGFQSNRHKPMDEEQTVPEKRVFPVRLGKFKNVGNTAVGGVENGSAAGIVSREPGESSSSSLDARRCFSMGTYQYILGASELRVALQPGRNKNGVGSRLKGRAVGISSVNAEIMEGKRICAKNKGESFSMSKIWQWSSVKGKLPAGSDNCSESGSFPWMKRDATGDKSNM